A stretch of the Capsicum annuum cultivar UCD-10X-F1 chromosome 8, UCD10Xv1.1, whole genome shotgun sequence genome encodes the following:
- the LOC107879913 gene encoding L-type lectin-domain containing receptor kinase IX.1 — MFRSKILSIFLFLVFFVIPSLYSLNFNLTNITPSDVNRYISITGDAYISNQGIQVTPDERYIALDGKTGRATYIEPLQLWNKATGKLTDFTTHFSFVIDSNGNDSFADGLAFFLAPVGSSVPVGSSGSGLGLVDAETGDKSSHEPFVAIEFDTFKNNWDPSPVHVGININSMDSVATKLWNNDITLGKKNDAWITYNASSKALEVVFTGFDKKYYRDKLRYVVDLRDYLPENVSFGFSASTGQLFQKNNVKSWDFISSLSFDAIKVPGHAEQPSASPPAQVQNPRNPPIHVQDPKDHPQEALSTKRKANSGLVVGSSIGLPVLILGLITASCFLWKKKRKGDNKDPVFVDLDMDDEFEKGTGPKRFSYGELVRATNNFAAGQKLGEGGFGDVYKGLLKESNSYIAVKRVSKGSKQGIKEYASEVKIISRLRHRNLVQLIGWCHEKGQLHLVYELMPNASLDKHLFKENSLLVWEIRWKIAQGIASALLYLHEEWEQCVVHRDIKASNVMLDSNFNAKLGDFGLARLVDHEKGSQTTMLAGTVGYMAPECVMNGKASKESDVYSFGIVALEIASGRRSIDIKVPEDQVRLVEWVWRLYGTGELVEATDPRLNKMFSEKEMERLMVVGLWCAHPDNKLRPSIRQAIHVLNSEALLPILPSRMPVATYSPPPLNMFSPPFSHTYEVSKTMGSELEQTMTYTISSSVYTSSAASSTKSLL; from the coding sequence ATGTTTCGTAGCAAAATTTTGAgcatctttcttttcttagtattttttgTTATCCCTTCTCTATATTCATTGAACTTTAACCTCACCAACATCACTCCTTCTGATGTTAATCGTTATATCAGTATCACTGGAGACGCCTATATATCGAACCAGGGGATACAAGTCACGCCTGATGAACGTTACATTGCATTAGATGGAAAAACAGGACGCGCCACATACATTGAGCCACTGCAACTGTGGAACAAGGCTACAGGGAAATTGACAGACTTTACAACACATTTCTCTTTTGTTATTGATTCGAATGGTAACGATAGCTTTGCTGATGGACTAGCCTTTTTCTTGGCTCCTGTTGGTTCAAGTGTCCCAGTTGGTTCATCTGGCAGTGGCCTTGGTCTTGTCGATGCTGAGACAGGAGACAAGTCTTCCCATGAGCCATTTGTTGCTATCGAGTTCGATACATTTAAGAATAACTGGGACCCCTCACCCGTACATGTAGGTATCAATATAAATTCTATGGATTCTGTTGCTACTAAATTGTGGAATAATGACATTACGCTGGGGAAGAAAAACGATGCTTGGATTACTTACAATGCTAGTTCCAAggctcttgaagttgttttcacAGGATTTGACAAAAAATATTATAGAGACAAACTGCGCTACGTGGTTGATCTGAGGGATTATTTGCCTGAGAATGTTAGTTTTGGTTTCTCAGCATCAACTGGACAATTGTTTCAGAAAAACAATGTCAAGTCTTGGGATTTCATTTcaagtttgagttttgatgcgATCAAAGTTCCAGGACATGCCGAACAGCCTAGTGCAAGTCCTCCAGCTCAAGTTCAAAATCCAAGGAATCCTCCTATTCATGTTCAAGATCCAAAGGATCATCCTCAAGAAGCACTAAGCACCAAGAGAAAAGCAAACAGCGGACTAGTAGTTGGATCAAGCATAGGTTTACCTGTTCTGATTCTTGGTTTGATTACTGCCAGCTGCTTTTTatggaagaaaaagaggaaaggaGATAATAAAGACCCTGTCTTCGTTGATCTAGATATGGATGATGAATTTGAAAAGGGTACCGGTCCTAAGAGGTTCTCATATGGTGAATTAGTTCGTGCAACAAACAACTTTGCTGCGGGACAGAAGCTTGGAGAAGGGGGATTTGGAGATGTTTATAAAGGCTTATTGAAGGAATCTAACTCATATATTGCTGTTAAGAGAGTGTCAAAAGGGTCTAAACAAGGGATAAAGGAGTATGCATCAGAAGTGAAGATCATCAGTCGATTAAGGCATAGAAATTTGGTTCAACTTATCGGTTGGTGTCACGAGAAAGGGCAGCTGCATCTTGTTTATGAGTTGATGCCCAATGCAAGCCTAGATAAACATCTTTTCAAGGAAAATTCATTGTTGGTCTGGGAAATCAGGTGGAAAATTGCTCAAGGAATTGCCTCGGCTTTGCTCTATCTACATGAAGAGTGGGAACAATGTGTAGTCCATAGGGACATAAAAGCAAGCAACGTCATGCTGGATTCAAACTTCAACGCCAAATTAGGTGATTTTGGTTTGGCAAGGCTTGTTGACCATGAAAAAGGATCTCAAACAACAATGCTAGCAGGGACTGTGGGGTATATGGCACCTGAATGTGTCATGAACGGAAAAGCTAGCAAGGAGTCGGATGTCTACAGTTTTGGAATAGTAGCATTAGAAATAGCGAgtggaagaagatcaatagacATCAAAGTACCCGAAGATCAAGTGAGATTGGTAGAATGGGTATGGAGACTCTATGGAACGGGAGAGCTAGTTGAAGCAACTGATCCAAGATTGAATAAAATGTTCAGTGAGAAAGAAATGGAACGTTTAATGGTCGTTGGTCTATGGTGTGCTCATCCAGACAACAAACTCAGGCCATCAATAAGGCAAGCAATCCATGTTCTAAATTCTGAAGCTCTATTACCAATTCTTCCATCAAGAATGCCAGTGGCAACATATTCACCCCCTCCATTGAATATGTTTTCGCCTCCATTTTCACATACCTATGAAGTTAGTAAAACCATGGGGAGTGAGCTGGAGCAGACTATGACTTACACTATTTCCTCAAGTGTCTATACATCATCAGCTGCTTCATCGACAAAATCACTTTTGTAA
- the LOC107879460 gene encoding LOW QUALITY PROTEIN: pre-mRNA-splicing factor CWC22 homolog (The sequence of the model RefSeq protein was modified relative to this genomic sequence to represent the inferred CDS: inserted 2 bases in 2 codons; substituted 1 base at 1 genomic stop codon), translating into MEIYSIRKERQRGNTVSEYERMSWDALRKSINGFMNKVNAINIKNTVPELFGENLIRGRGLFCRSIMKSQMASPIFTDVFAALVAVVNSKIPVIGDLLLRRLILQLNKPANKLQLLASLKFVAHLVNQQVVHELIALQLLTVXLEIPNDDSVEVAVSFVTECGSILQDLCPSGLYAIFERFRGILHEGEIDKRIQFLIENLFALRKAKFQGYPAVRPELDLVEEEDQLTHEISLSDELDSXIALDVFKQDPDFAENEKKYEELKKKILGEESEKEGDADAESDEEEDEEKKEIKDESETNLINFRRTVYQTIMSSVDFEEAGHKLLKIKIEPGHAMELCIMLLECCSQERTFLRYYGYLGQRFCMIDKVYQENFDKCFVQQYSMVHRLETNKLHSVAKLFAPLLATDALPXHVLAYILLTEDDTTSSSRIFIKILFQELAEHLGIHLLNERLNDPMMQDSFESIFPKDNSKNMRFAINFFTSIGLGGITENLRVYSKNTSRLIMKKQKPVSLVPESESESSDSERDDHRRKKRRRTWGF; encoded by the exons ATGGAGATATATTCTATTAGAAAAGAGAGGCAGAGAGGAAATACAGTGTCTGAATACGAGAGGATGAGTTGGGATGCTCTTCGTAAGAGTATCAATGGATTCATGAATAAGGTTAACGCCATCAACATTAAGAACACTGTCCCTGAACTGTTCGGGGAAAATTTGATTCGAGGGAGAGGATTGTTCTGCAGATCGATCATGAAATCACAAATGGCTTCTCCAATATTCACTGACGTGTTTGCAGCGCTAGTTGCCGTTGTGAACAGCAAAATACCGGTAATAGGAGATCTTTTGTTGAGAAGATTGATACTTCAACTGAATAAACCTGCTAATAAGCTTCAGTTGTTAGCATCCCTCAAGTTTGTCGCTCATCTTGTGAATCAGCAAGTCGTGCACGAGCTTATTGCGCTCCAGTTACTTACTG ATCTGGAGATACCTAATGATGATAGTGTTGAGGTTGCAGTTAGTTTTGTTACGGAATGTGGTTCGATTCTTCAGGATCTATGTCCTTCAGGGCTGTATGCTATTTTTGAGAGGTTTCGAGGGATACTTCATGaaggagaaattgataaaaggatTCAATTCTTAATTGAAAACCTTTTTGCGTTGAGAAAGGCAAAGTTTCAGGGATATCCTGCTGTTCGTCCTGAACTCGACCTAGTTGAGGAGGAAGATCAATTAACCCATGAAATCTCTCTTTCAGATGAGTTAGATTCTTAAATTGCTTTGGACGTTTTCAAGCAGGATCCCGATTTTGCAGAAAACGAAAAGAAGTatgaagaattaaagaaaaagatactaGGTGAAGAATCTGAGAAAGAAGGAGATGCTGATGCAGAATCTGATGAAGAAGAGGACGAggagaaaaaggaaataaaagacGAGAGCGAGACAAACTTGATCAATTTTCGAAGGACAGTCTACCAGACGattatgtcaagtgttgattttgAGGAAGCAGGGCATAAACtgttgaaaattaaaatagaacCTGGTCATGCGATGGAATTATGCATTATGTTATTGGAGTGCTGCAGTCAGGAGAGGACTTTTCTCCGTTACTATGGATATTTGGGTCAGCGGTTTTGCATGATCGACAAGGTTTACCAGGAGAACTTTGATAAATGCTTTGTGCAGCAGTACTCCATGGTCCACCGTCTCGAAACTAATAAGCTGCACAGTGTGGCTAAGCTTTTCGCTCCTTTGCTCGCCACTGATGCACTGC TGCATGTTTTGGCATATATACTGCTGACAGAAGACGACACTACATCCTCTTCCCgaatatttatcaaaatcctGTTTCAGGAGTTGGCAGAGCACCTTGGCATCCATTTGTTGAATGAGCGTCTTAATGATCCGATGATGCAAGACTCGTTTGAGTCAATATTTCCAAAggataattcaaaaaatatgaggTTTGCAATCAACTTCTTCACTTCCATTGGTCTAGGTGGGATAACTGAAAATCTGCGAGTGTATTCAAAGAACACGTCAAGGCTTATCATGAAAAAGCAAAAGCCTGTCTCGTTAGTGCCTGAGTCAGAATCTGAAAGTAGTGACAGTGAAAGAGACGATCATCGAAGGAAGAAAAGGAGAAGAACTTGGGGCTTTTAG
- the LOC107840147 gene encoding F-box protein At2g02240 isoform X1, translating to MSDLSVNWNCVFSLLPYDCTGKILALTSPVDVCRVSLVSKSLQSAADSDSVWEKFLPSDYESIISGSVNPIPDFASKKELYVYLCHNPILINEGRKCFSLDKWSGKKCYFLGGRNLNISWDTPKYLKWISLPDSRFPEVAKLDYDWCLDIQGTIRAGVLSPRTSYAAYFVYKLKNESEFHLRPVNVSVGIFGVKLETRLAFLVPVKDRPQHRNHIDAEDVSEPKPKPEQLDDDFEESIAEKYRRLLDRLWQHIPENATGSVRSIVQRPKLRDDGWLEVELGEFYTENEEDCIEMNLNEVDDCAFLKKGLIIEGIEIRPRMG from the exons TGAATTGGAATTGTGTGTTTTCATTGTTACCGTATGATTGTACTGGGAAGATCTTGGCCTTAACAAGCCCTGTAGATGTTTGCCGCGTGTCCCTCGTCTCTAAATCACTTCAATCCGCTGCTGATTCCGATTCTGTTTGGGAGAAATTTCTGCCGTCTGATTATGAGTCCATCATTTCGGGATCAGTGAATCCCATCCCTGATTTTGCTTCAAAGAAGGAACTCTATGTTTATCTCTGCCATAATCCCATCTTAATCAATGAAGGTCGCAAG TGTTTCTCGCTGGACAAATGGAGTGGAAAGAAATGTTACTTTCTAGGTGGAAGGAATCTTAATATTTCATGGGATACACCAAAATATTTGAAATGGATTTCATTACCTGATTCCAG GTTCCCAGAGGTGGCTAAGCTGGACTATGATTGGTGTCTTGATATTCAGGGCACAATAAGAGCTGGAGTTCTGTCACCTCGGACATCCTATGCAGCTTACTTTGTTTACAAGTTGAAAAATGAATCTGAGTTTCATCTTCGACCAGTGAATGTGTCAGTTGGAATTTTTGGTGTTAAATTGGAAACACGATTAGCATTTCTGGTGCCGGTGAAGGACAGACCTCAACATCGTAATCACATTGATGCAGAGGACGTGTCCGAGCCCAAGCCCAAGCCCGAGCAATTGGATGATGATTTTGAGGAATCAATTGCAGAGAAATATCGAAGGCTACTGGATAGGTTGTGGCAGCATATCCCGGAGAATGCTACTGGTTCCGTGCGATCTATTGTTCAACGCCCTAAGCTTAGAGATGACGGCTGGTTAGAGGTAGAATTGGGCGAGTTTTATACTGAAAATGAAGAAGATTGCATAGAAATGAATTTGAATGAAGTGGACGACTGTGCATTTCTAAAGAAAGGCCTTATTATTGAAGGAATTGAGATTAGGCCAAGAATGGGTTAA
- the LOC107879461 gene encoding uncharacterized protein LOC107879461, translated as MSLLLGVEETPRRLSRRRRSNRKKPPQRLDPLEEFNLSFDKCQIEDDYPIEIPKKLLYPYMEDLLKKKLSVRESALRTLVEEFETNVQSKFARKYFFTLVRRCHNCLKRGSTTEIELALQLIGLVALTLGEGDYAHEIYEDSFVFLPQVLLKSKLSHAVKVMECLSIVTLVGAKDSVDTERSMNFIWEFMSQESKHPSSVAASAISAWALLFSDVEKRSISPKKWKGLIPYLLKQLEEDDEYVNGASIEALALIFENGSLEKFSNQAEEYASIKDMKDGIMKEIKRICNDIKQDVSKILEDDYDKKTTLTFGGTRVSFTTWSQFKQINYIRRYLGYGFTNHMMENEHLHNFFRFAPVTSECSDVVELCKPEFEEMAVRVFLPEIRRKDCKKRIYLSPSSLLSKGRTKLRNKHRSLAEETKAGHFDEEDFD; from the coding sequence ATGTCACTTCTCTTAGGAGTGGAGGAAACACCGCGTAGACTGTCTCGCCGTCGCCGATCAAATCGGAAAAAACCACCTCAAAGACTCGATCCGCTCGAAGAATTTAACCTGTCATTTGACAAGTGTCAAATTGAAGATGATTATCCAATCGAAATTCCAAAGAAGTTGCTCTATCCTTATATGGAAGATTTATTGAAGAAGAAGCTTTCCGTGAGAGAAAGTGCGCTAAGGACGTTGGTCGAAGAATTTGAGACCAATGTCCAAAGCAAATTcgctagaaaatattttttcactttggTACGCCGATGTCATAATTGCTTGAAACGGGGTTCTACCACGGAGATTGAGTTAGCGTTGCAACTGATCGGATTAGTAGCTCTGACTCTTGGTGAGGGTGATTATGCACATGAGATTTATGAAGACTCGTTTGTGTTTCTTCCTCAAGTCTTGTTGAAATCTAAGTTATCTCACGCGGTCAAGGTGATGGAGTGTTTGTCTATTGTCACTCTTGTTGGTGCCAAAGATTCTGTAGACACGGAAAGATCAATGAATTTTATATGGGAATTCATGAGTCAAGAAAGCAAACATCCATCATCAGTGGCTGCATCAGCAATATCAGCTTGGGCTCTCCTCTTTTCGGACGTTGAAAAAAGAAGCATTAGTCCCAAAAAGTGGAAAGGATTGATCCCTTATCTTCTGAAACAACTAGAGGAAGATGATGAATATGTTAATGGTGCCAGCATTGAAGCGCTTGCTTTAATTTTTGAAAACGGCAGTCTTGAGAAATTTTCGAATCAAGCAGAAGAATACGCAAGCATCAAGGACATGAAAGATGGCATAATGAAGGAGATAAAGAGAATATGCAATGACATCAAACAAGATGTTTCAAAAATTCTCGAGGATGATTACGATAAGAAAACCACTTTAACTTTTGGCGGAACAAGAGTTAGTTTTACCACCTGGTCGCAATTCAAACAGATAAATTACATAAGAAGATATTTAGGTTATGGTTTCACAAATCACATGATGGAAAACGAACACCTGCACAACTTTTTTCGCTTTGCACCAGTAACGTCAGAATGTAGTGATGTTGTAGAACTGTGCAAACCTGAATTTGAAGAGATGGCTGTTCGAGTTTTTTTACctgaaataagaagaaaagattGTAAAAAGAGGATTTATCTGTCCCCTAGTTCTCTACTGAGCAAAGGAAGGACTAAGTTGAGGAATAAGCACAGAAGTCTTGCAGAGGAGACCAAGGCTGGGCATTTTGATGAGGAAGACTTTGACTGA
- the LOC107840147 gene encoding F-box protein At2g02240 isoform X2, translating into MNWNCVFSLLPYDCTGKILALTSPVDVCRVSLVSKSLQSAADSDSVWEKFLPSDYESIISGSVNPIPDFASKKELYVYLCHNPILINEGRKCFSLDKWSGKKCYFLGGRNLNISWDTPKYLKWISLPDSRFPEVAKLDYDWCLDIQGTIRAGVLSPRTSYAAYFVYKLKNESEFHLRPVNVSVGIFGVKLETRLAFLVPVKDRPQHRNHIDAEDVSEPKPKPEQLDDDFEESIAEKYRRLLDRLWQHIPENATGSVRSIVQRPKLRDDGWLEVELGEFYTENEEDCIEMNLNEVDDCAFLKKGLIIEGIEIRPRMG; encoded by the exons A TGAATTGGAATTGTGTGTTTTCATTGTTACCGTATGATTGTACTGGGAAGATCTTGGCCTTAACAAGCCCTGTAGATGTTTGCCGCGTGTCCCTCGTCTCTAAATCACTTCAATCCGCTGCTGATTCCGATTCTGTTTGGGAGAAATTTCTGCCGTCTGATTATGAGTCCATCATTTCGGGATCAGTGAATCCCATCCCTGATTTTGCTTCAAAGAAGGAACTCTATGTTTATCTCTGCCATAATCCCATCTTAATCAATGAAGGTCGCAAG TGTTTCTCGCTGGACAAATGGAGTGGAAAGAAATGTTACTTTCTAGGTGGAAGGAATCTTAATATTTCATGGGATACACCAAAATATTTGAAATGGATTTCATTACCTGATTCCAG GTTCCCAGAGGTGGCTAAGCTGGACTATGATTGGTGTCTTGATATTCAGGGCACAATAAGAGCTGGAGTTCTGTCACCTCGGACATCCTATGCAGCTTACTTTGTTTACAAGTTGAAAAATGAATCTGAGTTTCATCTTCGACCAGTGAATGTGTCAGTTGGAATTTTTGGTGTTAAATTGGAAACACGATTAGCATTTCTGGTGCCGGTGAAGGACAGACCTCAACATCGTAATCACATTGATGCAGAGGACGTGTCCGAGCCCAAGCCCAAGCCCGAGCAATTGGATGATGATTTTGAGGAATCAATTGCAGAGAAATATCGAAGGCTACTGGATAGGTTGTGGCAGCATATCCCGGAGAATGCTACTGGTTCCGTGCGATCTATTGTTCAACGCCCTAAGCTTAGAGATGACGGCTGGTTAGAGGTAGAATTGGGCGAGTTTTATACTGAAAATGAAGAAGATTGCATAGAAATGAATTTGAATGAAGTGGACGACTGTGCATTTCTAAAGAAAGGCCTTATTATTGAAGGAATTGAGATTAGGCCAAGAATGGGTTAA